A section of the Thermotoga caldifontis AZM44c09 genome encodes:
- a CDS encoding ATP-binding protein: MRIGVVTGISRSNPYVFYVRVEQKDGKPSHMLQIDDVVKVQFRYHPQGELVYYGVVVEIEAKWDFGPLSGYEEELALKGLSPASPIFLATVMTTRMLKIEDGRIVPDAPQVPPPPGAAVDLAREEEIDTALGFDEIIQKHYAIPIGVFRNGRPAYADVRYVLGENGAHINISGQSGVAAKTSYATFLVKSFLDTGNRLKDKNELMAALARARFIIFNVKGEGLLFLDKWSKDWKELQGTETGRSWQKMYETLQIHAEPFKIVKFYAPKKPHRDEPWVNKRNGGVETYGWDIVDIMKLGLFELLFDQEELEKNQNLQLAVMSVQEVLQQRFEDAILKAREFCRNNHIRIPADPEMAIRTAIANGFDVKASAGLPDGLDDLIEMFEKDEEFKTRVAQEVQGKSTIAALIRRLKAAKAVGFDLLWTKTDFLRFDSSKSKRIDWDRPGQVTVIDISKLRSRPQYFVVGAVLLEVMKSREEKSNQDPVFIFLDELNKYAPRYGGGALSSIFRDIAERGRSFRIILVGAEQTASEVDYRIITQSSTTVVGRQKGAELAKPEYSHLTNEQKARAALLQQGEMIVDQPFMRIPITIRFPLPAWCTREDGAAEERSKKELEERLFGGD; the protein is encoded by the coding sequence ATGAGGATAGGTGTGGTCACTGGGATTAGCAGGTCCAACCCTTACGTGTTCTACGTGAGGGTCGAACAGAAGGATGGTAAGCCTTCTCACATGCTACAGATAGACGACGTGGTCAAAGTGCAGTTTCGCTACCATCCACAGGGGGAGCTCGTCTATTACGGTGTCGTGGTCGAGATCGAAGCGAAATGGGATTTCGGCCCCCTTTCGGGTTACGAAGAAGAGCTCGCCCTAAAGGGTCTTTCTCCCGCCAGTCCCATCTTCCTTGCCACCGTGATGACGACGAGGATGTTGAAGATCGAAGACGGTAGAATCGTACCGGATGCCCCGCAGGTACCACCTCCACCGGGTGCAGCGGTGGATCTGGCGCGCGAAGAGGAGATAGACACCGCACTCGGCTTTGACGAGATAATCCAGAAGCATTACGCGATACCCATAGGCGTGTTCAGGAACGGAAGGCCCGCCTACGCAGATGTGCGATACGTACTGGGTGAAAACGGCGCTCACATAAACATATCTGGCCAATCCGGCGTGGCCGCAAAGACGTCTTACGCCACGTTTCTCGTCAAGTCCTTCCTCGATACAGGAAACAGGTTGAAAGACAAGAACGAACTGATGGCTGCACTCGCAAGGGCACGCTTCATCATCTTCAACGTGAAGGGTGAAGGTTTGCTGTTTCTGGACAAATGGTCGAAGGACTGGAAAGAACTGCAGGGTACAGAAACAGGAAGGTCCTGGCAAAAGATGTACGAAACCCTCCAGATCCACGCAGAACCGTTCAAGATCGTCAAGTTCTACGCTCCCAAGAAACCGCACAGGGATGAACCCTGGGTCAACAAACGGAACGGGGGCGTCGAAACCTACGGCTGGGACATCGTGGACATAATGAAACTCGGGCTTTTCGAACTGCTCTTCGACCAGGAAGAACTCGAAAAGAACCAGAACCTGCAGCTTGCGGTCATGAGCGTTCAAGAAGTCCTTCAGCAACGTTTCGAAGATGCGATCCTGAAAGCGAGAGAATTCTGCAGGAACAACCACATAAGAATACCCGCAGATCCAGAAATGGCGATCAGAACGGCCATCGCGAATGGTTTCGACGTGAAGGCGAGCGCAGGGCTTCCGGATGGGCTGGACGATCTCATCGAGATGTTCGAAAAAGACGAAGAGTTCAAAACGAGAGTCGCGCAGGAGGTGCAAGGAAAGTCAACGATCGCGGCACTCATCAGGAGGTTGAAGGCCGCGAAAGCCGTCGGGTTCGACCTTCTGTGGACGAAGACGGATTTTCTCAGATTCGATTCATCGAAAAGTAAGCGCATCGATTGGGACAGGCCAGGCCAGGTGACCGTGATAGACATATCCAAACTGCGCAGCAGACCACAGTACTTCGTCGTCGGAGCGGTGTTGCTCGAAGTTATGAAATCCAGGGAAGAAAAGAGCAATCAAGATCCGGTGTTCATATTCCTGGATGAGTTGAACAAGTACGCACCGCGTTACGGTGGAGGAGCTTTGAGCTCTATCTTCAGGGACATAGCGGAACGCGGAAGATCCTTCAGGATCATATTAGTCGGCGCCGAGCAGACGGCCTCAGAGGTGGACTACCGTATCATCACACAGTCCTCCACAACCGTCGTTGGGAGGCAGAAAGGTGCCGAGCTCGCCAAACCGGAGTATTCACACCTGACCAACGAGCAGAAGGCCAGAGCCGCGCTGCTTCAACAGGGTGAGATGATCGTGGATCAACCGTTCATGAGGATACCGATCACGATCCGATTCCCATTACCCGCTTGGTGTACACGGGAAGACGGTGCCGCGGAAGAGCGGAGCAAGAAAGAGCTGGAAGAGAGACTCTTTGGAGGAGATTGA
- a CDS encoding amidohydrolase, producing MTFRNCLVYQNGEFVKMDLHVENGIFVDEPSAPFIDATGYYVMPGFVDTHAHIIGTGHKYGYLNLENVRSLEELLETLRQSPEKTIIGRGWSEESLGSKPTKQLLDQIDKPVFLIRRCGHVAIANSALMELIGIWKEDGVFKEKELEEVRKRLPSREDEKFFAIGQKRFLMHGVTFVHSDDLHGLSWANLKDIIKSSKMRLLEKVYFESVSELESFNEFGQLSDRVYVKAVKVFADGSVGARTAWLSVPYADDPENCGMKLLDEEQLERFATLCDEKNVQLCVHAIGDEAVHMVATVFSRHPNHRIIHAQLVKERDLSMLKDSFFSIQPHFAIEDRGLMESALPKDLKALRYPFLLLFERGFKIAFSTDAPVSPEDPKYVIEAALKLGFTKRQAIELYTMAGAKMAGLKNLGEIRTNFLADFCLYERDPLLFDEDPVAVYVAGELVHQK from the coding sequence GTGACCTTCAGAAATTGCTTGGTTTATCAGAACGGTGAGTTCGTCAAGATGGACCTGCACGTCGAGAATGGTATCTTCGTGGATGAGCCTTCTGCGCCTTTCATAGATGCGACCGGTTACTACGTCATGCCAGGTTTCGTGGACACACACGCGCACATCATAGGCACCGGGCACAAGTACGGATATCTGAACCTGGAGAACGTTCGATCGCTCGAAGAACTTCTGGAGACTTTGAGACAGAGCCCTGAGAAAACGATCATAGGCAGGGGCTGGAGCGAGGAAAGTTTAGGATCGAAACCCACGAAGCAACTCCTCGACCAGATCGACAAACCTGTTTTTCTCATCAGAAGGTGTGGACACGTTGCGATCGCTAACTCCGCGCTGATGGAATTGATCGGGATCTGGAAAGAGGACGGCGTTTTCAAGGAGAAAGAACTGGAAGAAGTCAGAAAACGTCTGCCATCGAGGGAAGATGAAAAATTCTTCGCCATCGGTCAGAAACGATTCTTGATGCACGGTGTGACGTTCGTCCATTCGGACGACCTTCACGGTCTCAGCTGGGCGAATCTGAAGGACATCATCAAGAGTTCCAAGATGAGGTTGCTGGAGAAGGTGTACTTCGAATCTGTGAGTGAGCTTGAAAGTTTCAACGAGTTCGGTCAGCTTTCGGATCGAGTCTACGTGAAAGCGGTGAAAGTGTTCGCGGACGGTTCGGTCGGGGCCAGAACCGCGTGGTTGAGCGTCCCGTACGCCGATGACCCTGAAAACTGTGGGATGAAACTGCTCGATGAAGAACAGCTCGAAAGGTTCGCAACCTTGTGTGACGAAAAAAATGTTCAGCTGTGCGTTCACGCGATAGGAGACGAAGCGGTTCACATGGTGGCGACGGTCTTCAGCAGGCATCCGAACCACAGGATCATACACGCTCAACTGGTGAAAGAACGAGACCTTTCGATGTTGAAGGACAGTTTCTTCTCCATTCAACCACACTTCGCCATTGAGGATCGTGGCCTCATGGAGTCCGCCCTGCCGAAAGATTTGAAGGCGCTGCGTTATCCGTTCTTGTTGTTGTTCGAGCGTGGTTTCAAGATCGCCTTTTCGACCGATGCCCCCGTCTCACCGGAAGATCCAAAGTACGTCATCGAAGCTGCCCTGAAGCTCGGTTTCACGAAAAGGCAAGCCATAGAACTCTACACGATGGCGGGTGCAAAGATGGCAGGGTTGAAGAACCTTGGAGAGATCAGGACGAACTTTCTGGCGGACTTCTGCCTGTACGAGAGAGATCCCCTTCTGTTCGACGAAGACCCCGTTGCGGTTTACGTGGCGGGAGAACTGGTACATCAAAAATAA
- a CDS encoding HD-GYP domain-containing protein yields the protein MLFILLRDSLEIVQDTDAALRSLWRNHADYDLVLIDGKTLPRSEIIQFARSVREDISSVLPGIVVVQCGFDVQLIKAGVDACVDEDTIFDLALFDNDGSTKQFDLIINFMADLLKNKDLNLHRHSARVKTFTQILVAFCVEEGILQPSKAYHTTVASYFHDFGKLLIRESILNKPSKLSEEEFSVMKTHTSLGTKVLENLSKSFTQNNFLSVLFNVMKYHHERFDARGYPEGLRAEQIPLEARIVAIADVLEALTADRPYRNAYTFEEALNIIAEEDGHFDPKLLQLFVENAELFRD from the coding sequence ATGTTGTTTATCTTGCTGAGAGACTCACTCGAAATCGTTCAAGACACCGACGCTGCCTTGAGATCGCTGTGGAGAAATCACGCAGACTACGATCTCGTACTGATCGATGGTAAGACATTGCCGCGTTCGGAAATAATACAGTTCGCAAGATCGGTTCGTGAAGACATCTCTTCCGTTTTACCCGGCATCGTGGTGGTTCAATGTGGTTTCGACGTGCAGTTGATCAAGGCCGGTGTCGATGCCTGTGTGGATGAAGACACGATTTTTGATCTCGCACTGTTCGACAACGATGGTTCGACGAAACAGTTTGACCTCATCATCAACTTCATGGCGGATCTTTTGAAGAACAAAGATTTGAACCTCCATCGACATTCGGCCAGAGTGAAAACCTTCACACAAATTCTCGTGGCCTTCTGCGTTGAGGAAGGAATCTTACAACCGTCCAAGGCGTATCACACCACCGTTGCCAGCTATTTCCACGACTTTGGAAAACTGTTGATCCGTGAATCGATCCTCAACAAACCATCGAAGTTGTCCGAAGAGGAATTCTCCGTCATGAAAACGCACACCAGTCTGGGAACCAAGGTTCTTGAGAATCTCAGCAAAAGTTTCACGCAGAACAACTTCCTGAGCGTTCTGTTCAACGTTATGAAGTACCACCACGAGCGTTTCGACGCGAGAGGATATCCCGAGGGTCTGAGAGCCGAGCAGATACCGCTCGAAGCGAGGATAGTTGCCATAGCAGACGTGCTCGAAGCCCTGACGGCCGACAGACCGTACAGGAACGCTTACACTTTCGAGGAAGCTCTGAACATCATAGCCGAAGAAGATGGACATTTCGATCCGAAACTGCTCCAGCTGTTCGTCGAAAATGCGGAACTGTTCAGAGATTGA
- a CDS encoding helix-hairpin-helix domain-containing protein: protein MIPCIVSPYSFDGSVVRLEQLAQFAKEKGLKSLLLADTNFHSVVLFNVLCRQNGLIPVHGLRMNGKIYYARDREEFEELVKSYNVNREPGLNFLRLDDVKLIYHLDRSCYDAHLFMARLVGAQPQEPCDLPDVLIDPAAALGASAYELKVSHKLLSPRSGWLDELLHGVQGDRKMRLSREIELVKRLGFESYFYTVKRIVDIAKENQILIGPGRGSAVASLLAYLLGITSIDPIAHDLMFERFLHEGRTELPDIDIDVADEQREQLLNLLKRSFPYFAQISAFVTLTEKNLTSEASRLNLKLNPNVLKCLVGLPLRRSVHAAGIIVAAEPLNLPLVPSAEGPIVEYDMDSLERVGVVKIDLLGLRTLTVLDRLKKRAGVSAVKIEDNESYELLSRGKTCGIFQLESRTARSLCRTVRPTNLNELSILLAMNRPGPLGAGLEKTYAMKKRGCVKFDHDFFPETRGVIVYQEQVMKLAMDFAGFDAVEADLFRKAISEKDPKIIQTAMDKFRDRLREKGYTSEFVDRLCDILVKFASYAFNKSHSVAYAHLSYELAYLKTHWPKEFFEIYIREHSSDQYKIFLAVQELRSMGYRVLPPSINQVHTDEKTFHLPLEAVNGVSESIARTCRQMAPFNDLKDFVEKTKLSLSTVQKLVWAGVFDEMYESRAAALEDFEAVQKGFDQDLSLVAAKVFGKRVESRQKISYSETDITELEMKAFGFALSPWKVEFDRKFAPLSEVFASARTLPVAVKVSGKFASDGMTICQLKNSLPDGHYVLILTPDGNVLEHEKLDSVRGVVYEMENCFDERDFEEACETERVQTVLCGKKVLLEGVRPLLDWYRIRFV, encoded by the coding sequence ATGATTCCCTGTATCGTTTCACCTTATTCGTTCGATGGTTCCGTAGTTAGACTCGAACAACTCGCTCAGTTCGCGAAGGAGAAAGGCTTAAAATCTTTGCTTCTGGCGGACACCAATTTTCATTCCGTCGTTCTTTTCAACGTTTTGTGCAGGCAAAACGGGCTCATCCCCGTTCACGGTCTCAGGATGAACGGAAAGATCTATTACGCGCGTGATCGCGAAGAATTTGAAGAATTGGTGAAATCGTACAACGTGAACCGCGAACCTGGACTGAATTTCTTGCGGCTCGACGATGTGAAACTCATCTACCATCTGGACCGCTCGTGCTACGATGCTCATCTGTTCATGGCGCGTCTGGTTGGTGCACAACCGCAGGAACCTTGTGATCTTCCCGATGTCCTCATCGACCCTGCTGCGGCGCTCGGCGCGAGTGCGTACGAACTGAAGGTTTCTCACAAACTTCTGTCTCCTCGATCGGGTTGGTTGGACGAGCTTCTGCACGGTGTCCAGGGAGATCGAAAGATGAGGCTTTCGAGAGAAATAGAACTGGTGAAGAGGCTCGGTTTTGAGTCTTACTTTTACACCGTGAAGCGCATCGTCGACATCGCAAAAGAGAATCAGATCCTGATCGGGCCGGGTAGAGGCAGCGCCGTGGCGAGTCTTCTGGCTTATCTGCTCGGCATAACGTCCATCGATCCGATCGCACACGATCTGATGTTCGAACGGTTCCTGCACGAAGGGCGTACCGAGCTGCCCGACATCGACATCGACGTGGCCGATGAGCAGAGGGAACAGTTGCTGAACCTCTTGAAGCGATCCTTCCCCTACTTCGCACAGATCTCAGCGTTCGTTACACTGACTGAGAAGAATCTCACCAGCGAGGCTTCAAGACTCAATTTGAAGCTGAATCCGAACGTGCTGAAGTGCCTGGTTGGCCTGCCTCTCAGAAGGAGCGTTCATGCGGCTGGCATCATCGTCGCGGCTGAGCCGCTGAACCTGCCCCTGGTGCCCTCGGCGGAAGGGCCGATCGTCGAATACGACATGGATTCCTTAGAGCGCGTTGGTGTGGTGAAGATAGACCTGCTCGGTCTGAGAACTCTGACGGTGCTCGACAGGCTCAAGAAACGTGCCGGTGTGAGCGCAGTCAAGATTGAAGATAATGAATCGTACGAACTGCTGAGCAGAGGAAAAACCTGTGGAATATTCCAGCTCGAATCGAGGACCGCGAGGAGTCTGTGCAGAACGGTCAGGCCAACCAACCTGAACGAACTTTCGATCCTGCTCGCCATGAACAGGCCTGGTCCGCTCGGTGCCGGACTCGAAAAAACGTACGCGATGAAAAAGCGTGGGTGCGTGAAATTCGATCACGATTTCTTCCCGGAGACTCGCGGAGTGATCGTCTATCAGGAGCAGGTGATGAAGCTCGCGATGGATTTTGCAGGTTTCGATGCTGTGGAAGCCGATCTTTTCAGAAAGGCGATCTCCGAAAAGGATCCAAAGATCATTCAAACTGCGATGGACAAATTCAGAGATAGACTCCGAGAAAAGGGTTACACATCTGAATTCGTTGACAGGCTCTGCGATATCCTTGTCAAGTTCGCTTCCTACGCGTTCAACAAATCCCACAGCGTGGCGTACGCGCATCTCAGTTACGAGCTGGCGTATTTGAAAACACACTGGCCGAAGGAGTTCTTTGAAATCTACATCCGTGAGCATTCCTCGGACCAGTACAAAATCTTTCTCGCAGTCCAGGAGCTCCGCTCGATGGGTTATCGCGTTCTACCACCTTCCATCAACCAGGTCCACACCGACGAGAAAACCTTCCATTTGCCGCTGGAAGCTGTGAACGGGGTGAGCGAATCCATCGCGCGCACGTGCAGACAGATGGCGCCCTTCAACGATCTGAAGGACTTCGTTGAGAAGACGAAACTTTCCCTTTCGACGGTTCAGAAACTCGTGTGGGCTGGGGTTTTCGACGAGATGTACGAGAGCAGAGCGGCTGCGCTGGAGGATTTCGAAGCGGTCCAGAAAGGGTTCGATCAGGATTTGAGCCTGGTTGCAGCCAAAGTCTTCGGAAAACGTGTTGAGAGCAGACAGAAGATATCCTACAGCGAAACGGACATCACCGAACTGGAGATGAAGGCTTTTGGATTCGCGCTGAGCCCGTGGAAGGTTGAATTTGACAGAAAGTTTGCACCGCTGTCGGAAGTGTTCGCCTCGGCGCGAACGCTTCCCGTGGCCGTTAAGGTCTCAGGAAAGTTCGCCAGCGATGGAATGACGATATGTCAGTTGAAGAACAGCCTTCCTGACGGACACTACGTTTTGATCCTCACTCCCGATGGAAACGTGCTCGAGCACGAAAAGCTGGACAGTGTGAGAGGAGTCGTCTACGAAATGGAGAACTGTTTCGACGAGAGAGATTTCGAAGAAGCTTGCGAAACCGAACGCGTTCAAACCGTGCTGTGTGGTAAAAAGGTCCTTCTGGAAGGTGTGAGGCCTCTACTGGACTGGTATCGGATTCGTTTTGTGTGA
- a CDS encoding RluA family pseudouridine synthase, producing the protein MTIRVGKNEAGQRLDLFLLSRLPKIISRSFLQKLIKEGQIKVNGRIEKPSYRVKPNDEITLPDRPAPKQLEILPEPIELEILYEDQDIIVVNKPAGMIVHPIPSHTSGTLVNALLYHCKDLQGIGGELRPGIVHRLDKETSGVMVIAKNDLAHRSLSQQFKNRDVFKMYLALVQGRPEKSEGEIQINVARHPTLRVKMTVAKEGRVALTHYRVLKSFGQLGSLVAAYPKTGRTHQIRVHMKYIGHPIMGDKLYGRADPIPVGRQMLHASILQFTHPRTGERMKFIAPLPEDFKAALRRLYEESPR; encoded by the coding sequence TTGACGATAAGGGTGGGCAAGAATGAAGCAGGGCAGAGGCTCGATCTTTTCCTCCTTTCCCGACTGCCAAAGATCATCTCGCGTTCCTTCCTTCAAAAACTGATAAAGGAAGGCCAGATAAAGGTTAACGGCAGGATAGAAAAACCCAGTTACAGGGTCAAACCTAACGACGAGATCACGCTGCCGGACCGTCCGGCTCCCAAACAGCTGGAGATCCTACCTGAACCCATAGAGCTCGAGATTCTTTACGAGGATCAGGACATCATCGTTGTGAACAAACCTGCGGGAATGATCGTTCATCCTATTCCTTCACACACGAGCGGTACTCTCGTCAATGCGCTGTTGTACCACTGCAAAGATCTTCAGGGCATAGGTGGAGAGCTCAGACCTGGCATCGTCCACAGACTGGACAAAGAGACCTCGGGAGTCATGGTGATCGCCAAAAACGATCTCGCTCACAGATCGTTGTCACAGCAGTTCAAAAACAGAGACGTGTTCAAAATGTATCTGGCCCTGGTTCAGGGCAGGCCAGAGAAGAGCGAAGGCGAGATACAGATCAACGTTGCTCGGCATCCGACTCTGAGGGTGAAGATGACCGTGGCGAAGGAAGGTAGAGTCGCACTGACTCATTACAGAGTGCTGAAGAGTTTTGGCCAGTTAGGATCGCTCGTAGCTGCGTATCCGAAAACGGGTCGAACGCACCAGATAAGGGTTCACATGAAATACATAGGCCATCCGATAATGGGTGATAAACTCTACGGTAGAGCCGATCCCATTCCTGTTGGTAGGCAGATGCTCCACGCTTCGATTCTGCAGTTTACACATCCAAGAACGGGTGAGCGTATGAAGTTCATCGCTCCGCTCCCTGAAGATTTCAAGGCCGCGTTGAGACGTTTGTACGAGGAGTCGCCGAGATGA
- the lspA gene encoding signal peptidase II → MFWITFVVLVDQLTKMLVERFLIVPTFVVPGFVWLSYTKNTGIAFGMFARSPWVLWVTFFATFFLSLVPSFVKCSALTKIGLQMIVGGAIGNVIDRFRLGYVVDFINVRYFPAVFNVADFFISVGGVLVLVSLLRGEAPLDDKGGQE, encoded by the coding sequence ATGTTCTGGATCACTTTCGTGGTCTTGGTGGATCAGTTAACAAAGATGCTGGTTGAGCGATTCCTGATCGTACCAACTTTCGTTGTTCCGGGTTTCGTCTGGCTGAGTTACACCAAGAACACTGGAATTGCGTTCGGCATGTTTGCAAGATCCCCATGGGTGCTCTGGGTGACGTTCTTCGCGACGTTTTTTCTATCGCTGGTTCCAAGTTTCGTCAAATGCTCGGCCTTGACGAAGATCGGTTTACAGATGATCGTCGGTGGCGCGATCGGTAACGTGATAGACAGGTTCAGACTCGGGTACGTCGTGGATTTCATAAACGTTAGGTATTTTCCTGCGGTCTTCAACGTGGCAGATTTCTTCATAAGCGTGGGTGGAGTATTGGTTCTCGTGAGCCTCTTGAGGGGTGAGGCACCTCTTGACGATAAGGGTGGGCAAGAATGA
- a CDS encoding CheR family methyltransferase, with the protein MQDFLSQSPGELPMEEFQWFVKEVHRHFGLDLSGYKPHRMKRRIEILIRKYRLSSYKEYLNLLLTNSTVKEEFLDKLTINVTEFFRNPEKWWELRDKYLPELLSLSRSRFKAWSAGCASGEEPYSLAILLEELNAPAGAYVLATDIDDKALQEAKNGVYEPRSMISTPKSYIDKYFEIVDGLYRIKDVVKKRVTFQKHNMLQDPFPQGLDLIICRNVVIYFEENAKAQLYQNFAKALRIGGMLFVGSTERIFNYNELGLRIVSPFFYQRVM; encoded by the coding sequence ATGCAGGATTTTCTTTCCCAGTCGCCTGGTGAACTGCCCATGGAAGAGTTCCAGTGGTTCGTTAAAGAAGTTCACAGGCATTTCGGACTGGATCTGAGCGGTTACAAGCCACACCGAATGAAACGCAGGATAGAAATACTGATAAGAAAGTACAGATTGTCCTCCTACAAGGAGTATCTGAACCTCTTGCTGACCAACAGCACCGTTAAGGAGGAGTTCCTCGACAAGTTGACGATCAACGTGACAGAATTCTTCAGAAATCCGGAGAAATGGTGGGAGCTGAGGGACAAGTACCTCCCCGAACTGCTCTCTCTATCCAGATCACGCTTCAAGGCTTGGAGCGCGGGATGTGCCAGCGGTGAAGAACCTTACTCGCTCGCGATTTTGCTCGAAGAATTGAACGCACCTGCTGGCGCGTACGTACTGGCCACCGACATAGATGACAAAGCGCTTCAGGAGGCCAAAAACGGTGTGTACGAGCCACGGTCCATGATCAGTACACCAAAATCATACATCGATAAGTACTTCGAGATCGTCGATGGGTTGTACAGAATCAAGGACGTGGTGAAGAAACGCGTGACTTTCCAGAAGCACAACATGCTTCAAGATCCCTTCCCACAGGGTCTCGATCTGATAATATGCAGGAACGTGGTCATCTACTTCGAGGAGAACGCCAAAGCGCAGCTCTATCAAAACTTTGCGAAAGCTTTGAGGATCGGTGGCATGCTGTTCGTGGGAAGCACCGAGCGCATCTTCAACTACAACGAACTGGGTTTGAGAATCGTCAGTCCCTTCTTCTATCAAAGGGTGATGTGA